One segment of Candidatus Omnitrophota bacterium DNA contains the following:
- the nagA gene encoding N-acetylglucosamine-6-phosphate deacetylase → MVELSLAGGKLVTPRGIIDGALGVNNGRIGSIRGRPPRGAKSIHLHGAYLVPGFIDLHVWGEPQRLSRDLARSGTTAFLRTIGPEAAKRLADRLIAQTELRAFEGAQCLGAHLEGPFVNPDRAGALPKRWMRPPRGAELRALGSTHAIRLMTIAPELPGAMAAIRWCRRRGIVASLGHSAATTEQAERAVNAGASAATHVFNGMPAFHHRRPSLLDAALTDNRLTAMVILDGVHVSPSAFRLLVRAKGVDRVALVTDSIRYQGWNVVKRRGAYFLKTGTLAGSALTMMRAVQHAVAWGGVSLLDAVRMASEVPARLLGDRGRGVIAVGKRADLVAFDKHFRVLLTVVGGQIIHQR, encoded by the coding sequence ATGGTCGAACTATCGCTAGCGGGCGGAAAGCTTGTCACTCCTCGCGGGATCATCGACGGGGCCCTCGGCGTTAACAACGGTCGTATCGGGTCGATTCGTGGCCGGCCGCCACGTGGGGCGAAATCGATTCATCTCCACGGCGCCTACCTCGTCCCAGGGTTCATTGACCTGCATGTGTGGGGCGAGCCGCAGCGGCTCTCGCGCGACCTGGCGCGATCCGGCACCACAGCGTTTTTGCGCACGATCGGGCCCGAAGCAGCGAAACGATTAGCCGACCGTTTGATCGCCCAGACCGAGCTGCGCGCATTTGAAGGCGCCCAGTGTCTTGGCGCGCATCTGGAAGGCCCGTTTGTCAATCCCGACCGGGCCGGGGCATTACCCAAGCGCTGGATGCGACCGCCTCGAGGTGCTGAGCTTCGAGCACTGGGGAGCACTCACGCGATCCGGCTCATGACAATTGCGCCGGAGCTACCTGGAGCCATGGCGGCCATTCGCTGGTGCCGGCGACGGGGCATCGTGGCATCCCTGGGCCACAGCGCGGCGACGACTGAGCAGGCCGAACGCGCCGTGAACGCGGGTGCGAGTGCTGCGACCCACGTCTTTAACGGCATGCCGGCATTCCATCACCGGCGCCCGTCGCTGCTCGACGCAGCGCTGACGGATAATCGACTGACGGCCATGGTGATTCTCGACGGAGTGCACGTGAGCCCTTCTGCCTTTCGCTTGTTGGTGCGCGCCAAAGGGGTGGATCGCGTGGCACTGGTGACCGACTCGATTCGGTATCAAGGCTGGAACGTCGTGAAACGGCGCGGGGCGTATTTCCTGAAGACGGGAACATTGGCCGGCAGCGCGCTGACCATGATGCGCGCCGTCCAGCATGCGGTCGCGTGGGGCGGGGTGTCGCTGCTGGACGCCGTCCGGATGGCATCGGAAGTTCCGGCGCGCTTGCTTGGGGATCGGGGGCGCGGAGTAATCGCCGTCGGCAAACGCGCCGATCTGGTGGCGTTCGACAAACACTTTCGCGTGCTGCTGACCGTCGTCGGCGGGCAGATCATTCACCAGCGTTAA
- the glmS gene encoding glutamine--fructose-6-phosphate transaminase (isomerizing) translates to MCGIIGYVGTKPVTDVLLEGLRNLEYRGYDSAGLAVLNGRGIQIRKRPGKLSALIEEIKRKPISGTIGVGHSRWATHGLPNEINAHPHTDCTGKLAIIHNGIIENYAQLKERLLEKGHRFRSKTDTEIIVHLIEEHAKHAPIAEAFRLALKELRGAYAVCLLSADEPTRLFGARNSSPLIVGLGGGEAFFASDVPAILGHTRRVVYLHDDEVVELSAKGARITTLDGKPIQRAPSTVSFSREAAQRGGYPHFMLKEIHEQPASIAQTLANRLLPDTRRVTFDRRTKAFLDALHPDEKFIIISCGTAYHAGLVGEYMLEEFAGAPVDVDLASEFRYRGVTLDRRTTVMAITQSGETADTLAGVRLAKSQGAKVLSICNVVGSSIARESDAVLYTHAGPEIAVASTKAYTSQLTALALITLYLAKRLRRMTPRRWRALLENFAQLPYIIERTLTIEPAIKKAAAKYAAERNFYYLGRRYHYPSALEGALKLKEICPLIHAEGYAAGEMKHGPISLIRKGWPVVFLATDSPVYEKVISNIEEIRARKGACIVIATEGNTAIRRHADHVLYVPKTEELFSPIIAAIPLQLFAYYVADANGCDIDQPPNLAKSVTVE, encoded by the coding sequence ATGTGCGGGATTATCGGATACGTGGGAACCAAGCCAGTCACGGACGTCCTTCTTGAGGGCTTGCGGAATCTTGAATATCGGGGTTATGATTCCGCCGGACTCGCGGTGCTCAATGGCCGGGGGATTCAGATTCGCAAGCGACCAGGTAAACTGAGCGCGCTCATCGAAGAGATTAAGCGCAAGCCGATTTCTGGAACCATCGGGGTGGGTCACTCCAGATGGGCGACGCATGGTCTGCCGAATGAGATCAACGCGCATCCCCACACGGATTGCACGGGCAAGCTTGCCATCATCCATAACGGCATCATTGAGAACTACGCGCAGCTGAAGGAGCGGTTGCTGGAGAAAGGCCATCGGTTTCGCTCGAAAACCGACACGGAAATCATTGTCCATCTCATTGAAGAGCACGCCAAGCATGCGCCCATCGCAGAGGCCTTCCGGTTGGCCCTCAAAGAGCTGCGCGGCGCGTATGCGGTCTGCCTGCTCTCGGCTGATGAGCCGACACGGCTCTTCGGGGCGCGCAACAGCAGCCCGCTCATCGTCGGGCTGGGCGGGGGTGAAGCGTTTTTTGCCTCTGACGTGCCGGCCATCTTGGGCCATACGCGGCGCGTGGTCTACTTACACGACGATGAGGTCGTAGAGCTTTCCGCCAAGGGGGCTCGGATCACGACGCTGGATGGCAAACCCATTCAGCGCGCTCCCAGCACGGTGTCCTTCAGCCGCGAGGCCGCGCAGCGCGGCGGCTACCCGCACTTCATGCTCAAAGAAATCCACGAGCAACCGGCGAGCATTGCGCAAACCCTGGCGAATCGGCTGCTGCCGGACACGCGGCGCGTGACCTTTGACCGGCGCACCAAGGCGTTTCTCGATGCGCTGCACCCGGACGAAAAATTCATCATCATTTCTTGCGGCACCGCCTATCACGCGGGCTTGGTGGGCGAATATATGCTGGAAGAATTCGCCGGCGCGCCCGTCGATGTCGACTTGGCCAGCGAATTCCGCTACCGCGGAGTCACACTCGACCGCCGCACCACCGTCATGGCCATTACCCAATCCGGCGAGACAGCGGATACGCTTGCTGGCGTGCGATTGGCGAAATCGCAAGGCGCAAAGGTTCTTTCGATTTGCAACGTCGTGGGATCTTCCATTGCGCGAGAATCCGATGCGGTGCTCTACACGCATGCCGGGCCGGAAATCGCCGTCGCCTCAACCAAGGCCTACACGTCGCAGCTGACGGCGCTGGCCCTGATCACGCTGTATCTGGCCAAGCGGCTGCGGCGGATGACGCCGCGCCGATGGCGGGCGCTGCTGGAGAACTTCGCCCAGTTACCGTACATCATCGAGCGGACGCTCACCATTGAGCCGGCGATCAAGAAGGCCGCGGCGAAATACGCCGCCGAGCGCAATTTCTACTATTTGGGGCGCCGCTACCACTATCCCAGCGCGCTGGAAGGCGCGCTCAAGCTGAAAGAAATCTGCCCGTTGATCCATGCCGAAGGCTATGCGGCCGGCGAAATGAAGCACGGGCCGATCTCGCTGATCCGCAAAGGCTGGCCGGTGGTGTTTCTGGCGACGGACTCGCCGGTATATGAAAAGGTCATCTCCAACATCGAAGAAATCCGCGCGCGCAAGGGGGCGTGCATCGTCATCGCAACCGAAGGCAACACCGCAATCCGCCGCCACGCGGACCATGTGCTCTACGTGCCGAAAACCGAGGAGCTCTTCTCCCCGATCATCGCGGCCATTCCGCTGCAGCTCTTCGCCTACTACGTGGCCGACGCCAACGGCTGCGATATCGACCAACCTCCAAACCTTGCAAAAAGCGTCACGGTAGAGTAG
- the rsmI gene encoding 16S rRNA (cytidine(1402)-2'-O)-methyltransferase yields the protein MTGTLSVVATPIGNLKDISFRAVETLKTVDAIACEDTRQTSKLLQHYEIHKPLISLHDHNERQRTPELLERLQDGESIALVSDGGTPLISDPGWRLVHEAIAAKISVAWIPGATALIGALVLSGLPTERFVFEGFLPSKPGARRKRLEALKSEERTVVLYESPHRLLKTLREIRDVLGDISVVCARELTKMFEEIARGTASELAAHFETHAPRGELVLVLGAGHLATRPPGHEP from the coding sequence ATGACCGGCACGCTGTCGGTCGTGGCAACGCCGATCGGGAATCTGAAGGATATCTCGTTTCGCGCGGTCGAGACGTTGAAGACCGTCGATGCCATTGCGTGCGAAGACACACGGCAAACCAGCAAGCTGCTGCAGCACTACGAGATTCACAAGCCGCTCATCAGTTTGCACGACCACAATGAGCGGCAGCGGACTCCGGAGCTGCTCGAGCGTTTACAGGATGGCGAATCGATCGCGCTGGTCAGCGATGGCGGGACCCCGCTTATCAGCGATCCTGGCTGGCGGCTGGTGCATGAGGCCATCGCCGCGAAGATCTCCGTGGCGTGGATCCCAGGTGCGACCGCCCTCATCGGCGCATTGGTCCTCTCCGGGTTACCGACTGAACGCTTTGTGTTCGAAGGATTTTTGCCGAGCAAACCAGGCGCCCGCCGCAAGCGTCTTGAAGCGCTGAAGTCAGAGGAACGGACCGTCGTGCTGTACGAATCGCCGCATCGGCTACTTAAAACGCTGCGAGAGATCCGCGACGTGCTTGGCGACATTTCGGTCGTGTGCGCGCGAGAATTGACGAAGATGTTTGAAGAGATCGCGCGCGGAACGGCAAGCGAGCTCGCGGCGCACTTTGAAACCCATGCGCCTCGCGGCGAGCTCGTGCTTGTCCTTGGAGCCGGCCACCTGGCCACGCGGCCACCTGGCCACGAGCCATGA
- the lpxA gene encoding acyl-ACP--UDP-N-acetylglucosamine O-acyltransferase, which yields MNTIHSSAIVGKNVQLGEGNEIGPGCVIADGAVIGSKNKLWMSVYVGPGTTIGHENQIHPGAIIGHEPQDHAFDGSPSFTTIGDRNIIREYVTIHRGTKPGTTTSLGSDNFLMANAHIAHNCQVGNHTIFVNLASIAGYCEVQDEAVLSGMAVFHQFCRVGRLAMISGLSAINKDVPPYMVCGGRPGVIQGVNVVGLRRAGISAPIRGTIRQAYKFLYREGLSVPHAIEEIKKLPPSKELVVLVSFIEQSKRGICAGNSKEDHIEEGESLLPSRSK from the coding sequence ATGAATACGATTCATTCGTCCGCCATCGTTGGCAAGAACGTCCAGCTCGGGGAGGGCAACGAGATTGGGCCGGGGTGCGTGATTGCCGATGGGGCCGTCATCGGCTCGAAGAACAAACTATGGATGAGCGTCTATGTCGGGCCAGGCACGACGATTGGCCATGAGAACCAGATCCACCCTGGGGCGATCATCGGCCATGAGCCGCAGGATCATGCGTTTGACGGCTCGCCGAGCTTTACTACGATCGGCGATCGCAACATCATCCGCGAGTACGTGACGATTCATCGCGGCACCAAACCCGGCACGACGACATCCCTCGGCAGCGACAACTTTCTCATGGCCAACGCGCATATCGCCCACAATTGCCAGGTGGGCAACCACACGATTTTCGTTAACCTGGCCTCGATCGCAGGCTATTGCGAGGTGCAGGATGAGGCGGTGCTCTCCGGCATGGCGGTGTTTCACCAATTCTGCCGGGTGGGCCGGCTGGCGATGATCAGCGGGCTCTCGGCCATCAACAAAGATGTGCCGCCGTATATGGTCTGCGGCGGACGGCCCGGGGTGATCCAAGGGGTCAACGTGGTGGGGCTGCGGCGCGCTGGCATCAGCGCTCCCATCCGAGGAACGATCCGCCAAGCGTATAAATTCCTCTATCGTGAGGGCTTAAGCGTGCCGCATGCCATCGAGGAGATCAAGAAACTCCCCCCATCCAAGGAGCTCGTGGTACTCGTCAGCTTCATCGAGCAGTCGAAGCGCGGCATCTGCGCCGGCAACTCCAAGGAAGACCATATAGAGGAAGGGGAGTCCCTATTGCCTAGTCGGTCAAAATAG